The sequence CTCTTCATCTGCCCGCTCACATAGCCGTAGTAGACCGGGGAGCCGAGCAGCACCACATCGGCCTCGGCGGCGGCCCGGTAGACCCCCTGCAACTCGTCCTGCACCACACAGCCGCTGCTCCCCGGCACCCGGCAGCCGTAGCACCCCTGGCAGCCGCGAAAAGTGAGTTCGTTGAGCCGGATGATGGCCGACTCCGGCGCTTCCACTCCCGCCCCTTCCAGAGCCTCGAGCAGCGCCGTCTCGGTGTTGCCGCCGCGCCGGGGACTGCCTGAAATCGCAATGATCTTCATCGCCTTCACTCCTTTCCGAACAGTCCTGCCATTCTGACAGAAGTCCTTCCCGTCGGCAAGCCTCGCCGTTGACACGCCGCTCCCCTCTGTTACCTTTTAGGTGAGAGTTAACTGCGGGAGATGCCATGCAATTCAGTGATTTCGATCCGCTCAAGGGGAAGCGGCTGCAGGTTCTGACGCCGGATGGCGAGGTCGACCCGAAGCTGCTCCCCGATTTCGACGACGACACCCTGCGCACTTTTTTTCGCCACATGCTGGCGGCCCGCCTGGTCGACCGCCAGTGCATGGCCTTGCAGCGGGAGGGGCGGCTGGGGACCTATCCGCCGCTGGAAGGCCAGGAGGCCTGCCAGGTGGGCAGCACCATGGCCCTGGCGGCAACCGACTGGATCGTCCCCTCCTTCCGCGAGCTGGCGGCGACCTTGGTGCGCGGCGTGCCGCTGGAGATGATTCTTCTTTACTGGATGGGGAACGAAGAAGGGAGCCGCATTCCCCGCGACTTCCGACTCCTGCCCGTTTCCATTCCGGTCGGCACCCACACCCTGCATGCCGTAGGGATGGCGATGGCCCTGCGGTACCGGCAGGAAGCGGGAGCGGTAGTCTGCTATTTCGGCGACGGCGCTACCAGCGAGGGGGATTTCCACGAGGCGATGACCTTTGCCGGCGTGCGCCGGGCGCCGGTGGTCTTCTTCTGCCAGAACAATGCCTGGGCGATCTCGGTGCCACGAAAGATCCAGTGCGCCGCCGAAACCCTCGCCGCCAAGGGTGTCGGCTACGGCATGCCTGGCATCCAGATCGACGGCAACGACCCCTTTGCAGTCTACCTGG comes from Desulfuromonadales bacterium and encodes:
- the pdhA gene encoding pyruvate dehydrogenase (acetyl-transferring) E1 component subunit alpha, which produces MQFSDFDPLKGKRLQVLTPDGEVDPKLLPDFDDDTLRTFFRHMLAARLVDRQCMALQREGRLGTYPPLEGQEACQVGSTMALAATDWIVPSFRELAATLVRGVPLEMILLYWMGNEEGSRIPRDFRLLPVSIPVGTHTLHAVGMAMALRYRQEAGAVVCYFGDGATSEGDFHEAMTFAGVRRAPVVFFCQNNAWAISVPRKIQCAAETLAAKGVGYGMPGIQIDGNDPFAVYLATRTALQQARAGGGPTFIEAVTYRLGPHTTSDDPSRYREDAEVERMRALEPLVRFRRFLEKRGLWSQGWEEGLVRELEEWIEAAVRQAEAHPGPRPQDVFDHMFAELPPHLARQRAELLAAHAGEE
- a CDS encoding flavodoxin family protein, with translation MKIIAISGSPRRGGNTETALLEALEGAGVEAPESAIIRLNELTFRGCQGCYGCRVPGSSGCVVQDELQGVYRAAAEADVVLLGSPVYYGYVSGQMKSCLDRWYAFKDGRRQPRLAPGKKAVFFLVQGAPGEDHYLWTTSSILRVLTAYGFDAKMVVLPNCEEMGAIRHRPGLLDKAREAGREAIG